A window of the Streptomyces sp. Ag109_O5-10 genome harbors these coding sequences:
- a CDS encoding polysaccharide deacetylase family protein, which yields MPSSIESAARAGRLTGPVPWVAMYHSVGDCSDDPYRVTVSPGRLEKQLGWLRRRGLRGVSVAGLLAARARGEGRRLVALTFDDGYADFLDHALPLLDRWGCGATLFVLPGRLGGDNAWDPLGPRKPLLTADGVRRAAGSGVEIGSHGLTHADLTKADAQTLRAETADSRARLEELVQSPVEGFCYPYGSVDQRAVDAVRDAGYGYGCAIDPGPLGGPYALPRVHVGQNDHAGRLFLKYRLHRLRRRPVQGL from the coding sequence ATGCCGTCTTCCATTGAGTCCGCCGCGAGGGCCGGACGCCTCACCGGTCCGGTCCCCTGGGTCGCCATGTACCACTCCGTGGGCGACTGTTCCGACGACCCGTACCGCGTCACCGTCTCCCCCGGGCGCCTGGAGAAGCAGCTGGGCTGGCTGCGCCGGCGGGGGCTGCGCGGGGTGTCGGTGGCCGGGCTGCTCGCCGCGCGCGCCCGCGGCGAGGGGCGCCGGCTGGTGGCGCTGACCTTCGACGACGGGTACGCCGACTTCCTCGACCACGCCCTGCCGCTACTGGACCGCTGGGGCTGCGGCGCCACCCTGTTCGTGCTGCCCGGACGGCTGGGCGGTGACAACGCCTGGGACCCGCTGGGCCCGCGCAAGCCGCTGCTCACCGCCGACGGCGTCCGGCGGGCCGCCGGCAGCGGGGTGGAGATCGGCTCCCACGGGCTCACCCACGCCGACCTGACGAAGGCCGACGCGCAGACCCTGCGGGCCGAGACCGCCGACAGCCGGGCGCGGCTGGAGGAGCTGGTCCAGTCCCCCGTCGAGGGCTTCTGCTACCCCTACGGCAGCGTCGACCAGCGGGCCGTCGACGCCGTGCGGGACGCCGGCTACGGCTACGGCTGCGCCATCGACCCGGGCCCGCTGGGCGGCCCGTACGCCCTGCCCCGCGTGCACGTCGGGCAGAACGACCACGCCGGGCGCCTCTTCCTGAAGTACCGGCTGCACCGGCTCCGCCGCCGTCCCGTCCAGGGGCTGTGA
- a CDS encoding glycosyltransferase has translation MRALHVITGLGTGGAEQQLRLLLRHLPVACDVVTLTNPGPVAAGLAADGVRVVHLGMAGNRDLAALPRLVRLIRRGRYDLVHTHLYRACLYGRIAARLAGVRAVVATEHSLGDSQLEGRDLTAGVRALYLAGERLGRSTVAVSPTVAERLRRWGVPGPRIEVVPNGIDLDRFRFDAARRRRVRDRLGIPQDAWVVGAVGRLAPGKRFAVLVEALAALPADCRLLLVGGGPEEAALRRTARAAGVAGRVLFAGERPYASDDDQDPDLPALTSAMDVFASPSAEEAFGLAVVEALAAGLPVLYSACPAVEDLPPAAAPGARRVTGGAAAYAGALAAARAAGPGPRGAPDAARHYSITRSAAQLMDVYAAALATTPQGASTP, from the coding sequence ATGAGGGCCCTCCACGTCATCACGGGCCTGGGGACCGGCGGCGCGGAGCAGCAACTGCGGCTGCTGCTGCGGCACCTTCCGGTGGCCTGCGACGTCGTCACGCTCACCAACCCGGGGCCGGTCGCGGCCGGGCTGGCCGCGGACGGGGTGCGGGTGGTCCACCTGGGGATGGCCGGGAACCGGGACCTGGCCGCGCTGCCCCGCCTGGTGCGGCTGATCCGCCGGGGCCGCTACGACCTCGTCCACACCCACCTCTACCGGGCCTGCCTGTACGGCCGGATCGCCGCGCGGCTCGCGGGGGTGCGGGCCGTGGTCGCCACCGAGCACTCACTCGGCGACTCTCAGCTGGAGGGGCGCGACCTGACCGCGGGCGTAAGAGCGTTGTACCTGGCGGGTGAGCGGCTCGGGCGGTCCACGGTGGCCGTCTCGCCGACCGTCGCCGAGCGGCTGCGCCGGTGGGGGGTGCCGGGACCGCGGATCGAGGTCGTGCCGAACGGCATCGACCTGGACCGGTTCCGCTTCGACGCGGCCCGGCGCCGGCGCGTCCGCGACCGCCTGGGCATCCCGCAGGACGCCTGGGTCGTCGGCGCCGTCGGGCGGCTCGCGCCCGGCAAGCGGTTCGCCGTCCTGGTCGAGGCCCTCGCCGCTCTCCCCGCCGACTGCAGGCTGCTGCTGGTGGGCGGCGGTCCTGAGGAGGCCGCCCTGCGCCGCACCGCACGGGCGGCCGGGGTCGCCGGCCGGGTGCTGTTCGCCGGCGAGCGGCCCTACGCCTCCGACGACGACCAGGACCCCGACCTGCCCGCCCTCACCTCCGCCATGGACGTGTTCGCCTCGCCCTCCGCCGAGGAGGCCTTCGGGCTGGCGGTCGTCGAGGCGCTGGCCGCGGGGCTGCCCGTGCTCTACAGCGCCTGCCCGGCCGTCGAGGACCTGCCGCCCGCCGCCGCGCCGGGCGCCCGCCGCGTCACGGGCGGCGCCGCCGCCTACGCCGGGGCGCTGGCCGCAGCCCGCGCCGCCGGACCCGGCCCGCGCGGCGCGCCGGACGCCGCCCGTCACTACAGCATCACCCGCAGCGCCGCCCAGCTCATGGACGTCTACGCGGCCGCACTCGCCACCACACCTCAGGGAGCCAGCACGCCATGA
- a CDS encoding lipopolysaccharide biosynthesis protein, with protein sequence MTENTVRAPRPFPRAIPPWSLLAAGVLAGGLLGGAYGVLTPPSYTATAYVIAVTADKSDTASAQGFAQAYGRVATQLAVLGDAQMWAGVPLKTLQNSVQTETSPDAPMVAVSASSPHALQATDMANAVARSLIQHANDTKSDTNVELLQFSRAPKPTTPTSASSKVTALVGASAGGLLGGLALLVRPRRRPAESALQASVPGPAVAADVHGQL encoded by the coding sequence ATGACCGAGAACACCGTCCGAGCACCCCGCCCGTTCCCGCGCGCCATCCCGCCCTGGTCACTGCTGGCGGCCGGGGTCCTGGCCGGCGGGCTGCTGGGCGGCGCCTACGGCGTGCTGACGCCGCCCAGCTACACGGCGACCGCCTACGTCATCGCCGTCACCGCTGACAAGTCCGACACCGCGTCCGCGCAGGGGTTCGCGCAGGCCTACGGCCGGGTCGCCACCCAGCTCGCGGTGCTCGGGGACGCACAGATGTGGGCCGGCGTGCCGCTGAAGACGCTGCAGAACAGTGTCCAGACGGAGACCTCGCCGGACGCGCCGATGGTCGCCGTCTCGGCCAGCTCACCGCACGCCCTGCAGGCCACCGACATGGCCAACGCGGTGGCCCGCTCGCTCATCCAGCACGCCAACGACACCAAGAGCGACACGAACGTCGAACTCCTGCAGTTCTCCCGTGCGCCGAAGCCGACCACGCCGACCTCCGCGTCCTCGAAGGTGACCGCTCTGGTGGGCGCGAGCGCGGGCGGGCTGCTGGGCGGTCTCGCGCTCCTGGTGCGGCCCCGGCGCCGGCCCGCGGAGTCCGCGCTGCAGGCCTCGGTGCCCGGTCCGGCCGTCGCCGCCGACGTGCACGGGCAGCTGTGA